In Festucalex cinctus isolate MCC-2025b chromosome 1, RoL_Fcin_1.0, whole genome shotgun sequence, the sequence TGCTTTCGCGTACGGCATACATTCAGTAAGAGAAGGATGTGAAGAATTCGACAAGCAAAACCCTCAACTCAGTCCTCAGATTGCAATAGTCGTTTGGAATCAAAATGTTGAGACATTCATTGTAGTTTGGGGACATTTGCGGCCGTTTGACCTCGACTTGGagcagaggtttttttttgacaagtgaACTCGCGCAGATGGGCTCTCAAGCGACATTCCTGGTGGATTCTTGTTGCTCCGAAACGGCTCGTTTTAAATCAGTTTTTCCTCTTGCTAAAATGATACTGCACAGCCTCCAATCCCTTCAAATATTTTTGGTTAAGGTAACAACATGGTCACTGGATTACAATAGCTCAAGTGAAGCCACAACAGCTGCTGGATTCTTTAAAAGTTCACgttaaaaataaaaggaaaaagaaatcaCTTTCCTGTACAGCATGTTTAGATATCTATagtcatatatatttatatataggcGGGGTAGAGTATTGCAGAATTATATTGCATGTGTTAATCAAAATAAACCTAgacaaaaaacaagcaagtaTACAAGATGTGATGTTCTCCGAAGTCTCCTTTCGGTAAAGCTGAGATTATTTAAGCGCCTTTGCCTCCAGGCTTACAATCAGAGCTGCTGAGCAAACGTCGGGCCACTCGGCAGATGTTTCACGGGAAGTGGTCAGCGACGCTGTCAGCGTGCCAAACTAATCAGCCCTGACGAAGcagagtgagagagtgagtgagagcgTGAGTCCGTTCTCCGAAAAACAAAAGCCCAAAACATACCAAACAAACCCACGCACACAAACGTACGCCCACGTTTATACATACGCACAAACCAAATATATGGCTTCTAACATTGAATCAAGGCAGTTAAATAAATGGCATTTTCTTctatgtttctttcttttttttttttttttttagttgatacAGACACAACCAGACTTTGTGTTCAAGCTCAACTTTGGTTTGGGTAGATACAATGAATATAATATTCCTCCGCAAATATTTACACCCCGATGTAAGATCGACCAGCGGTctacatgattattttttttttttccactacgattttaaacaaaatgaagaGCAACGTGTTATTTTGCTACGACAGCTTATacgtaaaataaaatgcactgaAAACACttcaacatttaaaatgtcattgtcattTGACCTCAAGTCCCTGATTTTCATGTTTAAGTCCAGCTCCTGCTAGATTGCATTGCATGGATTCTACACAGTATGCAAATGTTACATCAATCATACTTTTCTAAATATCTTTACAGTAAAGACAGCGATATACAGTAGGTGTTTGGAAGCAGAGTGTAAGGGGTGATACTAAGAATAAAGGTGCTGGCACGGTAGTCTAGACCAGTTCAACCTCACGTTATACTAGTTTCATTGTATAGACTTCGCCTTGCTCGTGGTCCCAAGACATTGAGACGCGTCTCCCTCAGCTGGCATCTGGGCCCAACGACTGGTGGCGCCAGCAGCAGCCGATCAGGTCATTGGGATGACCCAAAACAAACAGATTCACCTACAAAAAAAGGCCTCTTTCCTGAAATGGACCAGGGTCACAAGTTGGAAGACAGCCGAGATCTGGCAGAGTCTAGCTCTGGAAGGCTGACAATTGAATCTTTCTTGGGAGTGCCAGAGTCTGGGGCCCCCGATCCCGCAGCTCCTGCTACTGCCCCCGTTGCAGCAGGACCACTGGGAGGAGGTGTGGAGGCGAAGGCTACCCTCTGTTGAGTGCCCGCTGATCTCCCCACCCCAGAGGGCCCGGGCAGGTTGGGGTGCGGGGGTCCGATGGAGGTGTTGGAGGTGCGTGTCGAGGGAGGAGGGCTGGGGGCCGCAGATGCAGCTTGCGGCCCTCCCTCCTGGGGGAGCGAAGGCTGGGAGGCGGACAGTGCACGGGTATCCTGGCTCAAGCTCCCCGTGTGAAGGGAGTGGGTGCTCTTGTGTGAGGCAGGCCTCTGCTGGGTCTGTGTGGGGCTGGGTACATGGTGCTGTACTAAGGACAACTGGGACCCCGAGGGGCCCACGCTGGCCATGTACTGGAAAGTCCGTCCTGAAGCCGCTAAAGGGCTTTGGACGGGCGGGCTGGAGATCGCAGATCCAAATGCTCCTCCGAACGTCTGAGGGGGTTGCGACTGAAGAGGAGACATGGAGACCGGGCTTTGTAAGTTCTGCATGACCTGGAACCTTCGCACCATACGAGGAGACTGCAAAGTTCCCGGGCCCACAAGTGGATTCGCCATTTGAGGGCAGAAGCTCATAGCCACAGCTTGCTGGAGGGTGGCGATAGCGGAACCTGTCTGCGACTGGCCGGGGGGAGCGAAGATACCGCCGATGGAAGGCGTCATTGACATTGCCCGTGGCCGTTGCAGGTCCACGAGCTTCACCATTTCGCGGTCGTACTTGACGATCTCCTGGATCATCTCGTTCTCGCGGTTGTTGAAGACGCCAGAGTTGAGATCGTGCTGAACCTTGTGCATCAGGATGGAATTCTTTTTacctgaagaagaaaaacaaatacaaggTCAAAAGAACACAGCACATGATATACTTTAACCTATCTCTGGACCACAGAAGTATTAGAGGACCATTGTGTGTTTGAACTGCAGGAACTCTTGTCTAAATTTAGCTGTGGGGTTATCGATCCGTTGGTGGACTATAGGTGGGTTGCAATCACATGATTCTGGCGGTGTGCAGAATTCAACTGGGGGTCAGGAAGTAGGGaacacccattgaaaatgatggaTAGTGACTATATGCAAAAGAGTTGGGTGAGCTTGGACGTAGCTGACAGGctctaaaaatagtaaaatatgtcGGATAGGATCCTTACACTTTGAAAAAGAGATTTTTCCGAACTTGTGTCGGATTTGCCTGGTGTGGAGGCAATCGACATCATGAACTACCTCGTTCTCCAGACATCGTGCTACACCGCTAGCCAACTGAAGGCGTATAAAAGCGTGGAGGCTTACAACTATTTCGTGTGTGATTGGGTCAGCCAACTCGGATCAAAAGAAGCACTAAATGACtgctttcttgtttttgttcgggtGAGTACATTCAGAATCATTCtcttttcaactcaaatgtacacaactgcaccactggcatcaggctacaagctagctggctaactgtTACTTTACCTGCTATTTTCTACGTGTTGCTAGGTTAACCATTCTCAGTGGTCTAACGTATGTTGTGGCCTTCCTGGAAGAAGGACCTCAATTTAAAAACCACTCGTTGTGATAGCTAACGTAGCTagcattgctaaaaacaaagacacagtCACCTAGTATGGACACACAAACTCCACATCGTATTATCACAGTTAGCTATGTTTCCAGTAATATCACACCGGCCTGTTGAGTGTTACTGTAGCCTTACAAAGTCATCACTACATATACGAGCGTTGTCCGACTTTGCTCCTCCGGATGTCAGACGGTTTTAATCCAGGTCTACCATCTTCTTTCGGTATCTTTTTACTTTCTTAAATTCACCTTTATGGGTTACTACTTTTGGGCCGCGaaagtagcttttatttttttctcgattAGACCGGTTGgtacagccataaacagcacaAAACTTTGGCATTTTCTCAGCTTTTTCTTATGGGGAAGTTGCTTCCTGTCCCCCATCTGGGTCTTTGTACTTGTCGTGACGTCACATGAAACCCACCTATTTCTCCTGGTCTAAAGTAAACACTATCAGaattttcagaatttttatctttctttcttaCCTATGCGGTCTAAACGATCAATAGCCACCGTCTCAAAGGCTCGTCTCATCATGGGATATTCTTCCAGCACCTCATTGAAGTGGTCAACAGACAGAGAATAGAGTCGACAGTACGTCTCTGCTCGGACGCTGGCCGTCCGTCGACCCCTCGTCAACAGACAGATCTCTGAAATGtattgaagtttaaaaaaaacacaaaaacaaaacaccgctTTGTaacagaagaggaagaagagcgcATGTGTCATTACCTCCAAAATATGAGCCATCAGAGAGTTTCATTGCAAGTGTGCCTTTGGTGATGACACTGCACACTCCGTGCTGGATGAAGTACATTTTCTTCCCGATGGTGCCCTCCCGTATGATGTAATCATGTGGCTGGAACACCTCAAAGTGCAGTTTGGTCAACATGGCCGTGACAAAGTTCGGCTCTGCGTTGGCAAACAGCGGCATGGAGGCCACCAGCTTGCGGCAATTGAAGTTGACAATTTCCTGAAGGTGGAGCAATGAAAAAGATATGATGCGTTCAAAAGGTAAACGGCATGGCCACGCGTGCGCAAATTACGGGCTTCGTGCAGTATGTCTCACCTCTCGGAGCGGCTCGCTGAGTTCTCCCAGAATGCTCTCCTCGTCAAACATCTTGCCCTGGTATCTGTGCTCGTAATAATCGTGGATCTTCTGACGAAAGTCGGCAGGCAGTTTGTGGAAGGACATGTACTGCTCCACTTGTTTGTACTGTTGAACGGAGACGGTTGGACAAAGTCAGTAGTCTGTAATTAATGAACTTTAAGAACTTATTCCAAAACACATGCTGCATCTGATCGATAGGCTGCGATTGggatcggccccgatttccttaattttgggggaATTTGTGATCAGCCGAACccttaaaataaaacagataTTGTCCACCGATTTGATATCCCTCCACAGAGGTccgaaaaagtcagccactgtcctttTCTGCTGCGAGAATTTCCATTTTTAGAGAATtgcttcatgtgcagttaaaatacagcgttccctcgttttccgctggggttaggttccaaaaaatacccgcaataaatgaaatccgcaaagtagttagctttatgttttacaactcttaaaaatgttttaaggctctaaaatccccgaccgcacaatttatacacttttctcattgaggcatttacatgttctcacatttctctcttgttcaaacattgacaatgttcaaaccttcataaattttataaaatgggtatattactgtaaaaaaaaatatgcaaaattgcacttaaaaaaaatccgcgatacagcgagaccgcgaaaagtgaaccgtgttATAGCGAGGAAAGACTGTACACGTTTCGATTGTTTCACAGGTATGGTTCAATGTTTGACAGTAAAACTTTAAAGTTACTTCGGTGTATGCCGTtgcttatgaaaaaaaatcaggatcagCAAAAATCGAGAGGGGCAAGTCAGACATTTTCAAGATCAGGAGTCTGTGATCGGCCAGataattgtgatcggtgcaccacTACCAGCATCCCTAAAAATTTGAATTTGTTATCACAACCTTATCAAAAATAGGAACCTTTTGAATTCATATGGCATTCAGAGGTATACGTGGTAGTTTTGATGAATAGCTGTTAGGATTATGAGTGGTAAGCAAATTCTCCTCTGAAAGGGGTCCCTGGATCCAAAATGTTTGACAATCATGGTATAGTATAGATATAGTTATGGAAAGTTATACATCATTCCATCCAGCTGGAGCCTTTCCCAGCTAACTGGTCGCTAACAGTATACAATATGCTACATCCACATGAGCGCAAGGATGCCTTTGCCAGCTGTCCAATAATATAAAGCCTATCGAAGCCCAAAAAAGCAACACCAACTTGGTCTTATAGTGATAGATTAGATTTACTGTATAATATTTACACATATGATAATTCCCCCCACAAGTATATCGGAAATCTGCACTCTTTTATCTGCCATTGCGCAGAATGAAATCGACTCATGTCAGGCAATTGTTCTGCTAAAATACACACATGAATAATAgaagatatccatccatctattttttatagcgcttgtcctcatttgggTCGTGGGTGAACTGGAGCTGaagccagctgactttgggcgagaggcagGGTACAACCTGGACTGCTCACCGGGCACATACAGACAAATAACCAGTCGCACTTTCTGCACATTCATTCACATGTGTTGACaaagtcttcaattaacctaacatgcaaaaaaacaaaaacagtcacaCTGACATTCACACCCATGGACAATTTTCAGTGTCTTATCTTCATGCCTATTCAATTAATCGATTTGTACAATAATCCGGAGGGTTCgatgcacgctgttgtcatatttGTGAATGAAATACGATGACATCCACCGCACACATCCGCGGAGCTCTGAATCTGTTTGCCTGCACCTCGATTAAATCCAACAAAATTGCGTTACACCatctgcgccacaacttagaccttctTTCGGCTGGTCTGAAGATTAGCCTGATTtctgccaccaaattgtcaggttgTCGGGGACGTGTACAAGTAAAAGAAAACTCCCTTGCCGCAGCATGGTCTGACAAACTTCCAAACACACTAAAGGGGTATTTTCACTGAGAATGCGCCGCATCCGGTAATAATGCGAAATATTACACCACAATATTGCACTGTGCGTGATCAGCCAGAGAGCGACATGCACtgtggcatgcactgctgtcatgatcccgggatcgaggttgcggcaggttaatacatgcgcccagttacccacctattcactaaggatattgctctaatcatataccggcgcaaacacgcccacaaaactgacagcttggagcaaatttgcacctgatttaccacacatggcaacggatttgcgacaagaacatggttgttatagtaacagttgcgagaaaggtgacattatcagaaagccaggttggaccgagagttagcgtttatagcgccattgaGCTGTATAGAGCAGAGAGAACGACAATGacgtaattcattcataaagtagaaATTATTGGTacaatcgtttttaaaaaaatatattttcagaggttggcgctGGCGTACATATGCATccggcacgtaaaaatgatcgtaaaatgcctccccaccattgccgatcagcccggatTACGTGAtatgtcctaaaccaacatagaaaaatctctcgctctcgctctctctcacactgctgtcatgatcccgggatcgaggttgcggcaggttaatacatgctttccataatcgttatttgcgtcacgcaaactctgtgtggctatttgcgctggcgttagtgaattagacactgtatatcaatgagtctcttTTGcatcatattttgtgtcaaatttacatacacgcaaataacaccggcgcaccgggacgcaatctggttggcagcgcacttagtgacggatttccgcATCTGCgggtgtttagtgaattaggcgctcccggattgctccatttttaccggttagcgccgtgcaaaggtgaCGCAAACCTTTTGTGAATCGGCCCCTAAAGGACACGTGCACCTGCACGAAAATCAAGATGTGCCCATTTTTAACCCAAGCTGTCTCTGTCTATGTGTTGTCTATGACAATAGAGACCTGGGTCTTAAATGCAAGTTTTTGGAATATGGGGCAAAGATTTGCCTATGAAGCAGCCTATACAAGATgtttgactttatttatttattattgctaataaagcatttttataTCATACTTTGTCGTATAGTTACGATTAAAAGACAGTTAAGAAACACTTTTTGGGTGGCGCGTCAATTAGCCGCAGAAATTCTCTGTTTGCGGTCGGGCTCGGTCTCGGTCTCGAACCCCCAATAACTGTTTACTGACAGTTTGCTGACAGCTGATAAATGAGGCAGTAAACGGAATAGACGGACTGTATAGTTGATCCCCGCTCAAATGGAGCGCTTCGTAATACCGCAGCCAGCTTACCGCTGTCTGAACCaccatttcaaaaaaaaaaaaaaaaagaactaagtGACAAGTCAGCACATTGGCACAATGTGTGTAGCTTTCAGGGACGGACAAGGTCATCAGCCTCTTTTTCCCCATTTGTACACTGACAATATACGCTTATCAATACAGCACAAAGTTAAACTAACACTTCTCTGACAGTTTGAATCAAAAAATGAGTATCTTTGCCTTTTAAAAGTAGAATTTACATCATGATCTCAGATTGCGCAAGCCTGCTGCATCACACCATATTGCTACGGTTATAGGTTAGACTCGAcagcaagatgaaaaaaaaatgtaactgtgCAGTATTTTGCATCGGAGGCATAGTTATTTTTACAGACTAGACACACAAGGAGCACACGACGACAGCAGGCATAAGACTGGAAAAGTACACAGTAAGAAGTTGAcatattcaaataaaacaatCCAATTTGATGAATAGTACAATCTAGCTTGGCCAGAGGTGACAAAAGAAGTCCCACACTGTATACTTAAAACATGTGTTAAAAAGTCAAAAAGTACAGacttttgttcatgttctgcccagagtggatataaaaagtcttcaCACCCCTGTTAAACTGCCAGGTTTAACTtcttccaccattaatgtgacttaTAACCGTCCTGGACAACCCAATTGAAATTTTaagaaatgttttcaaaaggggaagtaaaaataaatgatcaagaTGTTTTTGCACAAGTGTTCACACCCTCTTCTATCAAGAATGTCATGAGGTATTTAGTTTAttgtattctatttatttaacttttttttttttttatcttttacctactgtattttccgcactataaggcgcaccacattttAAGGTGCAcgttcaatgaatgacatattttaaaactttttccatatgtaaggcgctacagtagaggctggggttacgttatgcatccattagatggtgctgcgctaaagggaatgtcaacaaaacagtcagataggtcagtcaaactttattaatagattacacaccagctttctgacaactccattcactcccaaaatgaataaatagccgttttattattttctctgaggtaaagtattagtattagctagcgatccaagatggcgggatctccgatcgtgcagggtcaccgatagcgtcttgacagcgagacctgttgcggctcaatattgatccatatataaggcgcactggattataaggcgcatggtcagcttttgaaaaaattgaaggctcttaggtgcgccttatagtgcggaaaatacggtaaataatgTGTTGTCATTTTGATGCTTGTCTGTCCCATGTATGCACCAGTTACCGAGACAAATTCCTAGTAAGGTGAAATATAATCTCTTACATGGCAAtaactggctggcaaccagttcagggtgtcccccgcctactgcccatagccagctgggataggctccagcaccccgtgtgacccttgtgaggagcaagcggttaagaaaatggatggatggatgtttggtagacctttctgacttttttttggtgctCTCTAGCAGAAGCCTAAATGTCTTGTGTTTATAATGACAAGtatttggaactgttcataattcattCCACCTTGACTGCATACCCCGCTGGAAGAAAACAATTCCAAATGAACCTTGACACAAATGACactatcatttttttccctggccTATAGAACATCATTTGTGTGGTCATGCTGTGCTGTGACATTTGCTGAGATTAGCCTCATGATCTTAATCAGCATTGAGTTGAAACGCTTGAGCAACACCTCTAAATGCAATCTTCACTTACTTGCACGTCCTGCGCCGTcgtgtaaataaatattatgcGCTTCAACTCAGGGGCTCGGCATCACTTTAAAGGTGATTGCCTCCACTTCACGTGGACCGTGCAGAAATTGTATCGCTCTTGTTCTGAATAGTCTCTCAGTTTCGGGGACCAGGAGAGGAGCAACAAATGCATCACACTTGCTGGATGACTATAGCCTCTGACGCACGGCCATTTCGAACACATCGGGCATCATCGCTGATGTCACGCAGCCGGAATTAAAACGGAAGTAatggacatcatttttttttttatatagtttttTCTCCACTGACTCCCCATACAGTTTGATTAATCACTACTGTAATAAGCCATTGCCAAATGAAAttcactttgttgttgttgctgaatGAGGCAGTGGATATTTGACAAATGATCAATAAGGAAAAGACGCCTTGCAGCCTATATACATTTGGTTCAATAGTTAAGACACCATTTCACCGATCTATGACAGCACATGACATAAATCTCTATTTAACCTTGAAATGGGTCCGTTTGACCCGGCTGTAATGAATGTTCAAAAACATTCTGATAAACATTGGTAaccattttaattgaaaatatgtcatagtCAAAAAAATACTCACTTGTTGTAGTTCTTCGACTTTATAataaaaatgggtcaatttgacccagctaTGTTTAATGCACCAAAATCATTCCGATAAACATTAGCAaccattttaattgaaaatatgtcatagtAGACGTTTTTAACTGATGAAAAGTTTtgcaacagaaaaaacaaacaaactactcacTTGTAGTTCTTGaactttaaaatgggtcattttgacccggcTGTGTTTCATGTTCCAGAAGCATTCTGATaacgattatatatatatatatattataatttaaAACATGTCAAAGTAAACCTTTTTAATTGATAAGAAGCTTcatagcaagaaaaaaaaaaccccccaactACTCACTTGTAGTTCTTCAACTTTAAAATGGGTCCATTTGACCCGGCTATGTTTAATGTTCCAAAAGCATTCCAATAAACATTACATTAGTAACCATTTTCATTGACAACATGTCAAAGTAAACCCTTTTAATTGATGAGAACTttcgtagcaaaaaaaaaaaataaaattactaattTGTAGTTGTTcaactttaaaatgggtcagtttgaccccgGCTGTGCTCAATGTTCCAAAAGCATCCCGTAAAACATCCTCACAGCTCATTAactgttttcattgcaaatattcAGAACCAAACCATTTCTTACTGTCTGTTGGCGTCAGTGTTGCCATGTGGGAAATATAGGATGATTGTACCATAGACTCAAAATTAtcgtattttgatggaaattatcgCACATCCGTCATAACCAAAATACACTGATTCGCAACAGTCAAATGTTGTCGTTCTTGTGTTTAAAAGCGTTCACCGCTCACAGGTACTCAAGGCTTCGTTGCGGGTTAACGTCAccgatctgtatatattactggataggtggtttgagtcttgcgcgatttcctgtttgggagtgtctcctgggggcgggcacttaccattcagccaatcaatgcTTGGATGTCACTCGTTACTCGTGCTCAGCAAAGCGCGATTCTCCGGTATTATGTCACATGACAACAGATGCCTTCaaggtttgcaaaaaaaaaatctggcagtttcagttttaccggcaataatacaaaatggtcaaattatctcacgtttgccattttttaggattattgatCGTACATCGTACAGAGGatcaaattatcgtacaaatacgataattatcgtacacctggcaacactgGTTGGCGCCAAGTTTGATAGTGAAAAACTAAAATGTGTTGATCTTTAACTTGAAAGTGTACATAACAGGAAGGTTAAATATCTTGTCTCTGTCGTGTATTCAATTGAATATAGTTTGAAAAGGATTTGAAAATTATTGTATTCTATTTGTGTTTTACATGACGCTGGTTGGGGTTTGGAAGTAAACTAAATCGTATGTAGCATTATAATTACGCTGAccggtccatccatccatccatcccatccatccatccatccatccatccatccatccatccatccatccatccatccatccatccattcttccatccatccatccatccatccatccatccatccatccatccatccattcttccatccatccatccatccatccattcttccatccatcatccatccatccatccatccatcccatccatccatccatccatccatccatccagtatcatccacccatccatccatccatccatccatccatcaatccatccatccatccatccatccatcatccatccatccatccatccattcttccatccatccatccatccatccatccatccatccatccatccatccattctttcatccatccatccattcttccatccatccatccatccatccattcttccatccatcatccatccatccatccatccatccattcttccatccatccatccatccatccatccatccatcccatccatccatccatcccatccatccatccatccatccatccatccatccatccatccatccatccatccttccatccatccatccatccatccatccatccatccatccatcctcttcaGCTTATCTCGGGTCACAGGACATGGAGCAACCAAACAGAGAAGCTTAGACTTCCCCCTCCTCAGCCACTTCATCCAATTTATCAAAACCGTTACTTTAGTAAATGTAGCAGTAAATGTTGCTTGTTACTAcccacacgttttttttttgcattatttgttGGACGAAATGCAGTATATTTTATATACATGCATGTCTTCCTCACAT encodes:
- the LOC144014002 gene encoding potassium/sodium hyperpolarization-activated cyclic nucleotide-gated channel 2, producing MKCNKNGECRRDSGTGSLRSIISKQEKQQTARADDASKRGACHSDGSVTPGGSLAGGLHAGEPAATPGASGAPEKKDPKVSFSNAPSRKASSSLHGPSQTPLQPRNSVTFQKPDDGPPIAPAEDAEARGSQASFMQRQFSSMLQPGVNKFSLRMYGSQKAVEREQERVKSAGNWIIHPYSDFRFYWDFTMLLFMVGNLIIIPVGITFFKEETTTPWIIFNVVSDTFFLMDLVLNFRTGIIIEDNSDIILDPETIKKKYLKTWFIVDFISSIPVDYIFLIVEKGIDSEVYKTARALRIVRFTKILSLLRLLRLSRLIRYIHQWEEIFHMTYDLASAVMRIINLIGMMLLLCHWDGCLQFLVPMLQDFPSDCWVSLNKMENDTWSELYSFAVFKAMSHMLCIGYGRQAPESLSDIWLTMLSMIVGATCYAVFIGHATALIQSLDSSRRQYQEKYKQVEQYMSFHKLPADFRQKIHDYYEHRYQGKMFDEESILGELSEPLREEIVNFNCRKLVASMPLFANAEPNFVTAMLTKLHFEVFQPHDYIIREGTIGKKMYFIQHGVCSVITKGTLAMKLSDGSYFGEICLLTRGRRTASVRAETYCRLYSLSVDHFNEVLEEYPMMRRAFETVAIDRLDRIGKKNSILMHKVQHDLNSGVFNNRENEMIQEIVKYDREMVKLVDLQRPRAMSMTPSIGGIFAPPGQSQTGSAIATLQQAVAMSFCPQMANPLVGPGTLQSPRMVRRFQVMQNLQSPVSMSPLQSQPPQTFGGAFGSAISSPPVQSPLAASGRTFQYMASVGPSGSQLSLVQHHVPSPTQTQQRPASHKSTHSLHTGSLSQDTRALSASQPSLPQEGGPQAASAAPSPPPSTRTSNTSIGPPHPNLPGPSGVGRSAGTQQRVAFASTPPPSGPAATGAVAGAAGSGAPDSGTPKKDSIVSLPELDSARSRLSSNL